The Bacillota bacterium genome includes the window ACGTCGTGGTCAAGTGGTGGGAGGTGATCGCCCGCCACTATGGCAAACCGCTATTCGTCCTGGACGTCCCCTACGTCGCCGAGGAGCCGGCCACTCCCCACCAGTTGGCCTACGTCCGCGGCCAGCTGGAGGAGATGATCGCCTTCCTCGAGCGGCACACTCACCGCCGGTTGTCGATGTCCCGTCTGGTCCCGGTGCTCAAACGGTCGACCGAGACGGTCGCCCTGTGGGAGCGGGTCCAGGCCTGTCGCCGGGCCAGCCCTAGCCCGGCCAGCGCCCTCGACATGTTCACCAACATGTTCCCCATCGTCACCCTCCGGGGTACCGAGGACGCCGTCCGCTACTATCGCATGTTGGCGGAGGAACTCGACGAGCGGGTCCGGCGGCACGAGGGCCCGGTCCCCGACGAGCGCTTCCGACTGGTCTGGGACAACATCGCCATCTGGCACAACTTCCGGCTGGTTAAGTACTTCCATGAGCGCGGCGCGGTCTTCGTCGGGGAGACCTACACCAACGCCTGGGGGGCCTACGAGTTCTCGCCCGAGGACTACCGCGACCCGCTGGCGGCAATGGCCCGCCAGTACTCGTCGGTCCTCCTCAACGTGGGGCCGGCGGTCCGCCTGGCCCGGCTGGTCAAGATGTGCCGCGACTACCGGGCCGACGGCGTCGTCTTCCACTCCAACCGGAGCTGCAAGACATACTCGCTGAGCCAGTACATCCTGGCCCGGGGGATTCAGGAGCAGCTTGGCCGGCCGACCCTGTTCATCGAGGCCGACATGACCGACCCGCGGGCTTACGCCGATGCGGCGGTCAAGACGCGCGTCGACGCCTACCTGGAGATCCTCGACGGGCGCCGGGCCGACGACGCCGGCGGGGTAGCGGGGACAGGCGCGGG containing:
- a CDS encoding 2-hydroxyacyl-CoA dehydratase family protein; the encoded protein is MTKLDGADGVAKAAGRLKADAELKKLMARYYQGVFWAKRVRRPIAWITSGTPVEPLYAMGIVPVYPENYGAILGSRKVAAEFCEIAEGAGYSHDLCSYARGSIGSMMADRGPLGGRGLPAPDLLISTKNICNVVVKWWEVIARHYGKPLFVLDVPYVAEEPATPHQLAYVRGQLEEMIAFLERHTHRRLSMSRLVPVLKRSTETVALWERVQACRRASPSPASALDMFTNMFPIVTLRGTEDAVRYYRMLAEELDERVRRHEGPVPDERFRLVWDNIAIWHNFRLVKYFHERGAVFVGETYTNAWGAYEFSPEDYRDPLAAMARQYSSVLLNVGPAVRLARLVKMCRDYRADGVVFHSNRSCKTYSLSQYILARGIQEQLGRPTLFIEADMTDPRAYADAAVKTRVDAYLEILDGRRADDAGGVAGTGAGRASAAGGTV